The sequence below is a genomic window from Draconibacterium halophilum.
GAATTACATGGCTTCCATCTCTTTTTCACGTTTTTTAACCACGTGTCGCGAAATCATTATGCCAATCTCATACAAGAATACCAGCGGGAAACAGACCATAACCTGGCTAAAAATATCAGGTGGTGTAATTACTGCTGATAACAACAACATTGCGATATATGCGTGACGACGATAAGTTTTCATAAATTGCGGAGTTAGGAGCCCTACTTTACTTAAAAAGTAGGAGAAAATTGGAATAAGAAAAACCACTCCTGCTGCAAGTGATATGGATGTTACCGAACCAATATACGACCGCAGGTTAATGGTATTCTCCACCTCGCTACTTACCTGGTAGGTACCTAAAAAATGAATGGATAAAGGCACAATTAAAAAGTACCCAAATAATATACCCGTTAAAAATAATACTGATGTAAAGAACACCGCCCCACCTGCATGTTTACGTTCGTTGGGGTACAATGCCGGTTTTATAAAACGCCAGAACTCGTAAAAAACAACCGGCGATGACATAATAAAACCGGCGATAATTGATACCATAATATGTGTAGAGAATTGCCCGGCAATTTTTATACTCTGCATTTTTAAAGGTACCTGGTTAATTTTCACCGCTTCCGATCCTACCAAATCGCCTAATTTGGCAAACATACGGTTGGTCCAAAAGTCGGGCATTCTGGGGCTGAGAATAACCACATCGAAAATAAACGATTTTAAAACGAATGCAGCGATAGCAAAAATTAGTATGGCTGCAGACGAACGGATAATATGCCAACGGAGTATTTCCAGGTGATCAAGAAAAGACATTTCGCCTTTTGGGCTATCGTCATTTTGTTTTTTGGTAGTACGTTCTTCGCTCATGAATTCTGGTTTTCAAAAAAAACTTCACAAATGTACACGAATTTTTCGCATTTAAAATCTCAAATATTACTTATATATTGCAGCGCTTAAACTTTTCGTGTAATGTTAATCTCATTTAAATACTCCAAATTATAAAATGTAAAATTTATTAAATTGTATTGCCATTTTGCTTACTTTTAATAATTTAGAATTTGCGTATGCTACAGATATTGGGAGATTGAACATATGAGTAAAAAAGTTGTATTAGCGGAAGAGTTGCAGCATTATTTCGGTTTCGACCGTTTTAAAGGGCAACAGGAAGAGGCGATTAAAAGTGTGATGGATGGTAATAACATCTTTGTGTTAATGCCTACAGGTGGAGGAAAATCGTTAATTTATCAGTTGCCGGCTTTAATTCTCGATGGGACTGCCATTGTGATTTCTCCGCTAATTGCCCTGATGAAAAATCAGGTGGATGCAATACGAAGTACACACGCCGAGGACAGTGTTGCTCATTTCTTAAATTCTTCGTTATCAAAAGCAGCTATAACACAGGTTAAACAAGACGTGTTGGCAGGCAAAACAAAACTGCTTTACGTTGCTCCCGAGTCGTTGACAAAAGAGGAGAATATAGAATTCCTAAAACAAATAAAGATCTCGTTTTACGCTATTGATGAAGCGCATTGTATATCAGAGTGGGGACACGATTTCAGGCCGGAATACCGAAGAATTAAACCGATTGTTGAAGAAATAGGGAAATCGCCGATTGTGGCACTTACTGCTACTGCAACGGCAAAGGTCCAGCACGATATTCAAAAGAACCTTGGTATTTTAGAAGCAAGAGTATTTAAAGCTTCGTTTAATCGCGAAAATTTGTACTACGAAGTGCGTCCAAAGGTGAAAACCGAAACGCAGATCATAAAATTCATAAAACAAAACGAAGGCAAATCGGGCATTATTTATTGTTTGAGCCGGAAAAAAGTGGAGGAGCTGGCTGAAACCTTGCAGGTGAACGGTGTTAAAGCACTTCCTTATCATGCCGGTATGGATGCCGCCACCCGCTCGGGAAATCAGGATAAATTTTTGATGGAAGAAGTGGATGTAATTGTGGCTACTATTGCTTTTGGTATGGGCATTGATAAACCCGATGTGCGTTTTGTAATTCACTACGATATCCCGAAAAGCCTTGAGGGATACTATCAGGAAACAGGCCGGGCAGGCCGGGATGGAGGTGAAGGACAATGCATTACTTTTTACAGTTATAAAGATATTCAGAAACTGGAAAAATTTATGCACGGGAAACCGGTTGCCGAGCAAGAGATTGGGAAACAACTTTTACTTGATACCGTTTCATATGCAGAATCAGCCATTTGTCGCCGGATAATATTATTGCATTATTTTGGGGAGCATTATCAGTCTGAGAATTGTGGAAACTGCGATAACTGTCTGAATCCGAAGGAGCAGATTGAGGCAAAAAACGAAATAGTTACTGCCCTGAAAGCTATTCTTGAAGTGCATGAGAAATACAAGGGCGACCATATTGCTAATATTTTGATCGGTAACAGTACTGCTGCCATTAAATCGTTCAAGCATTACAATTTAAAATCCTTTGGTACTGGAAAAGAGCACGATGAGCGTTTTTGGAATGCCGTATTCCGCCAGTCGATGGTAGCCGGAATAATCAATAAAGACATTGAAAATTACGGCTTGTTAAAAGTCACACAAAAAGGGCACGATTTTTTGGAGAACCCGCATAGTTTTATGCTGGTAAAGAACCATGAATACGAAGAAGAGGACGGTTCACGAAGTGGAGGAGGTGCACCTTCAGGAGGTGCAAGTGGCGACCCGCAGTTATTCGCAATATTAAAAGACCTTCGAAAAAAGATGGCTAAAAAACACAATTTGCCGCCATTTGTCATTTTCCAGGACCCATCGTTGGCCGACATGTCAATTCAATATCCGGTAACAACCGAAGAATTGCAAAATATTCAGGGTGTTGGACAGGGAAAAGCCCGCCGTTATGGGAAAGAATTTGTGGCCCTGATAAAATCGTATGTGGAAGAAAATGAGATTGAACGCCCTGAAGACCTGGTTGTGCGAATGGTGGCCAACAAATCGAAAATGAAAGTGTTTATCATTCAGAGTATCGACCGCAAACTGTCGTTTGAAGATATTGCCGATTCAAAAGGTATTGAAGTCAGCGATGTGATTGGCGAAGTGGAGGCTATTGTTAATTCGGGTACCAAATTAAATATTGATTATTACATTGAAGATGTAATCGACGAAGATCATCAGGATGATATTTTTGAATATTTCCGCGAGGCTGAAACCGATTCTATTAAGGATGCCATGGAGGAATTAGGCGAAGAGGAGTACTCGGAAGATGATATTCGTTTGATGCGTGTGAAATTTTTCTCCGACATGGGTAACTAATCCTTATCATTGATTTTCAACTTTTTTGTTGTAGAAATTGTTATTTTTGCACGCCTTTTTATTTGAAAAAATTAAAGTAATAAATATGACTGTTACTGTTCAGAAAGAATTAGATTATAAAGTTGCCGATATTTCATTGGCAGAATTCGGAAGAAAAGAAATAGAGATCGCGGAGAAAGAAATGCCGGGATTAATGGCCATTAGAGAAAAGTTTGGCCCTCGCAAACCGCTGGATGGAGTGCGTGTGATGGGAAGCTTGCACATGACCGTACAAACTGCTGTTTTAATTGAAACATTGGTTGCCCTTGGAGCAGACGTTCGTTGGGCAAGCTGTAATATATTTTCAACACAGGATCATGCGGCAGCTGCTATTGCAAAAGCCGGAGTGCCGGTGTTTGCCTGGAAGGGCGAAACCCTTGAAGAGTACTGGTGGTGCACTCGCGAGGCGATGAGTTTTCCCGAAGGAAAAGGCCCGCAACTTATTGTTGACGACGGTGGAGATGCCACTTTGCTTATTCACAAAGGTTATGCTGCCGAAAAAGATGCCAGTGTGTTGGAGGTTGATACTTCGGTTGAGGAAGAAAAAGTGATTCTTGAGCTTCTGAAAAAAACGTTGAAGGAAGATCATCAAAAATGGCATCGCACGGTAGCTGAATGGAAAGGTGTATCGGAAGAAACAACCACCGGGGTGCATCGTTTGTATCAAATGGCGGAGAAAGGCGAGTTGCTGGTTCCTGCTATCAATGTTAACGATTCGGTAACGAAGTCGAAATTCGATAATCTTTATGGTTGTCGCGAGTCGCTGGCCGATGGAATAAAACGTGCTACCGATGTAATGATTGCCGGAAAAGTTGTAGTTGTTGCCGGTTATGGAGATGTTGGTAAGGGTTGTGCACACTCGATGCGTAGTTATGGCGCGCGCGTTATTGTTACCGAAATTGATCCGATTTGTGCGCTGCAGGCTGCCATGGAAGGTTTTGAGGTGAAAACAATGGAAGATGCACTGGATGAAGGAAATATTTATGTTACCACTACCGGAAACTGCGATGTAATTACTGCCGAGCACATGGCAAATATGAAAGATCAGTCGATCGTTTGTAATATTGGCCACTTCGACAATGAGATTCAGGTTGCCAAAATGGAAAAATGGCCGGGCATTAAAAAGGTAAATATCAAACCACAGGTTGATAAATATACTTACGAAAATGGCCAGAGTATTTACTTGCTCGCCGAAGGTCGACTGGTAAATCTGGGATGTGCAACAGGCCATCCGTCGTTTGTTATGAGTAACTCGTTTA
It includes:
- the recQ gene encoding DNA helicase RecQ, with the protein product MSKKVVLAEELQHYFGFDRFKGQQEEAIKSVMDGNNIFVLMPTGGGKSLIYQLPALILDGTAIVISPLIALMKNQVDAIRSTHAEDSVAHFLNSSLSKAAITQVKQDVLAGKTKLLYVAPESLTKEENIEFLKQIKISFYAIDEAHCISEWGHDFRPEYRRIKPIVEEIGKSPIVALTATATAKVQHDIQKNLGILEARVFKASFNRENLYYEVRPKVKTETQIIKFIKQNEGKSGIIYCLSRKKVEELAETLQVNGVKALPYHAGMDAATRSGNQDKFLMEEVDVIVATIAFGMGIDKPDVRFVIHYDIPKSLEGYYQETGRAGRDGGEGQCITFYSYKDIQKLEKFMHGKPVAEQEIGKQLLLDTVSYAESAICRRIILLHYFGEHYQSENCGNCDNCLNPKEQIEAKNEIVTALKAILEVHEKYKGDHIANILIGNSTAAIKSFKHYNLKSFGTGKEHDERFWNAVFRQSMVAGIINKDIENYGLLKVTQKGHDFLENPHSFMLVKNHEYEEEDGSRSGGGAPSGGASGDPQLFAILKDLRKKMAKKHNLPPFVIFQDPSLADMSIQYPVTTEELQNIQGVGQGKARRYGKEFVALIKSYVEENEIERPEDLVVRMVANKSKMKVFIIQSIDRKLSFEDIADSKGIEVSDVIGEVEAIVNSGTKLNIDYYIEDVIDEDHQDDIFEYFREAETDSIKDAMEELGEEEYSEDDIRLMRVKFFSDMGN
- the ahcY gene encoding adenosylhomocysteinase, with amino-acid sequence MTVTVQKELDYKVADISLAEFGRKEIEIAEKEMPGLMAIREKFGPRKPLDGVRVMGSLHMTVQTAVLIETLVALGADVRWASCNIFSTQDHAAAAIAKAGVPVFAWKGETLEEYWWCTREAMSFPEGKGPQLIVDDGGDATLLIHKGYAAEKDASVLEVDTSVEEEKVILELLKKTLKEDHQKWHRTVAEWKGVSEETTTGVHRLYQMAEKGELLVPAINVNDSVTKSKFDNLYGCRESLADGIKRATDVMIAGKVVVVAGYGDVGKGCAHSMRSYGARVIVTEIDPICALQAAMEGFEVKTMEDALDEGNIYVTTTGNCDVITAEHMANMKDQSIVCNIGHFDNEIQVAKMEKWPGIKKVNIKPQVDKYTYENGQSIYLLAEGRLVNLGCATGHPSFVMSNSFTNQSLAQIDLWENDYKVGVYTLSKKLDEEVARLHLAQIGVKLTELTENQAAYLGVSKEGPFKPEHYRY
- the tatC gene encoding twin-arginine translocase subunit TatC — protein: MSEERTTKKQNDDSPKGEMSFLDHLEILRWHIIRSSAAILIFAIAAFVLKSFIFDVVILSPRMPDFWTNRMFAKLGDLVGSEAVKINQVPLKMQSIKIAGQFSTHIMVSIIAGFIMSSPVVFYEFWRFIKPALYPNERKHAGGAVFFTSVLFLTGILFGYFLIVPLSIHFLGTYQVSSEVENTINLRSYIGSVTSISLAAGVVFLIPIFSYFLSKVGLLTPQFMKTYRRHAYIAMLLLSAVITPPDIFSQVMVCFPLVFLYEIGIMISRHVVKKREKEMEAM